In Caldisalinibacter kiritimatiensis, the genomic window AACACCAGCGCTTGATATAAAATCAATATTAAAATCTGTTCCCGATGTTTGCATATGATTTTTCTTATCCTTAACCACTGCTACAACATCAACGATAGCACCTGGAACAGCTACGTTCTTAGGTTCAATAGTTCCTCTCTTAACTAATCTCTCAACCTGAGCTATAACCAATCCCCCGTTGTTTCTTGCTGCCATAGCAACTGATAAATTTTCTAATTTTAAAGCTTCTTTACTAATTCCTATATTTCCATCTTCATCTGCTTCAGTTCCCCTGATTATTGCAACATCTATTTTTTGTGATTTGTAAAGTAAATAGTTTCTACCATTTACTTCAACTTTCTCAACGATATCTTCTTTTGTAGCATCATTGAGCTTGCCACCTTGAAAATCAGGGTCAACAAAAGTACCTAAGCCAACATGCGTTAAAACACCAGGTTTATTTGCTGCCATTTCTCTAAACATAGATGTTAATACACCTTGCGGAAAATTATAAGCTTCAATTTTATTCTCATTAATTAACTTAGCTATTCTTGGAAACAATCCATAATGTCCACCTACTGTCTTTTTCAAAAGTCCTTCATGGCAAAGATGATTAAATCCTCTTACTGTTCCTCCATCTCCAACACCTGAAGCCCACATTAAAGATATGTCCTTAGGACTTCCTGTTTCAAGAAATCTGTTTTCAATTTCTAATAAAATTTCTTCTGGAGCACCTGTTAACATAAATCCTACTGTTCCAATATATGCTTCATCTGGAATCATATTTGCTGCTTCTCTTGAAGTAACAAATTTAACTCTACCCATGATGATCACCCTCCTAATTTTTATTTTTATAGGAATTGTGTAATTAAATTTAATTACACAATTCCTATAAATTACACATTACAAATTAAACTAGCTTATAAATTGGATTACCATCTTCATTTAATCTAGAATACTCTACTTCCATTCCAATACTAATTTCTTTATCTTCTTTATATCCTTCTAAATATGTCATAAATCTACCATCTTCATTTTCTACAATTGCAACAGCAAAAGGAACTTTATCTTTAAAATCCACAGATGCAACATTAATTATAGAATAGGTATATATTTTTGCTTTCTTACCCATTGATTTACCACCCCTTAAAAATATTTACTACGCAAGTTGCTGCTGAACCACCAAGATTATGTGTTAATCCAATATTTATGTCCTTTTTAACTTGTCTTTCTCCAGCTTCACCGCGTAATTGTGTTACAACTTCATATATTTGACTTAAACCTGTTGCTCCTATTGGATGTCCTTTTGCCTTTAGTCCACCACTAGTATTGATCGGTATTTCACCATCTAAAGCTGTTTTCCCTTCTGCTACAGCTCTAGCACCTTTACCCTTTTCAAAAAATCCTAAGTCTTCAGTATTAACAATTTGGGTTATAGTAAAACAATCATGTACTTCAGCTATATCTATATCTGATGGCTTAACTCCTGCCATATCATATGCTTCCTTGGCCGCCTTTAATGTTGCATTTAGAGAAGTCATGCTTGTTTTTCCATGAAGTGTTAAAGAATCTCCCCCATGACCAGAACCTATAATTTCAACAACTCTCTTATCTGTAATTTCTTTAGCTATTTCAGTAGCAGAAAGAACAACGAAAACAGCACCATCAGTAACCAAAGAGCAATCATATACTGTTAATGGATATGCTACTGGAAAGCCTCCATATACCTTATCGATTGTTATTTTTTTATGCATCTGAGCATCAGGGTTGAGTAAAGCATTGTCATGATTTTGAACAGCAACCATGGCCATTTCTTTTCTCACGTTTCCATATTCATAGAAATACCTATTTGCAATCATTGCAAATAAAGATGGAAATGTAGCCCCCATTTTCACTTCATATTCATAGTCAGCAGCGCTTGCAAGACCAGCTGTAACAACAGGAGTTGATTGGTGTGTCATCTTCTCTACACCGCCTATTATTACAACATCGTACATTCCCGATGCTATTGCCATTAAACCTTGTCTGAAGGCTAAACTTCCTGATGCACAAGCTCCTTCAGTTCTTATTGTGGGAATATCTTGCATTCCTAAAGTTTCCGCAGCCATAGGTCCCATATGGCTTTGGTTACACCAATATGAACTGTTAAAATTACCTAAGAACAATGCTTCTATTCTCTCTTTTTCTATTCCAGCATCTTCAATAGCTTTATTACCTGCTTCTAATATTAAGTCTTTTAAAGATTTATCAGGAAAACTACCCATCTTAGTTTCGCCTATACCAATTACAGATACGCTACGCATATTTTTCCCCCTTCTTTTATCAACTTTATCTATTAATTAAAATGCTCCAAATAAAGTAGCTAAGATTATAATTAAGAATGTTGATGCGAATGGGATTAGAACAGCAGTCATAAATATATCTTTATATGATGATTTATGAGTTAATCCACATATTGCTAGTAAAGTAATAACAGCACCATTATGAGGTAAAGCATCAAAACCTCCACTTGCTAATGAAGCTACTTTATGTAACAATTCTGGATTTAGTCCTACAGCATTAGCCCATTCTAAATAGCGTGCTCCCATAGCTTCTAATGCTATTGTCATACCACCTGAAGCAGAACCTGTTATACCTGCTAAAACGTTTACAGTTATAGCTTCAGATACTAAAGGAGTACCAAAATCTATACCCATCATAAAATCTGCTACTTTGTCAAATGCTGGTAAGCTTTTAATAACACTTCCGTATCCAACCTCTGATGATGTATTCATAATTGCTAGAAGTGAACCAGAAACACCTGCAGTAATAGCAGCTTTAAAATTAGCTTCACCATTGATTCTCTTCCAACCTACAATTGTAATAAATAGTGATGCTATAGCAACAGATACTAATAAAGCCCATAATGGAGCCATAGTCTTAAGTGAAGCACCATAAGGTTCCAAGAATGCTGGATCCCAAGATTGCATAACTCTAGTTAATATATAGTTAAGAATTAACACAATAAGTAATGGAACAATTGCTAATCCTGGTTTCATCAATTCTTCAGGGTTTATAAGAGCATCTGGTTCATTTTTATGCCCTGTACCATAACCTTCACCAGCAGCTAGAGCTTTATTTTTACGATATTCCAACCATATAACCCCAAATACGAACATACAAATACCTGCAAGTAACCCTAGTATAGGAGCGGCATATGCATCCGTACCAAAATATTTAACAGGAATTAAGTTTTGAATTTGAGGAGTACCTGGTAACGCAGTCATAGCAAATGTCCAAGAGCCTAACGCTATAGCACCTGGAAGTAAACGTTTAGGAATTCCTGCCTCTCTAAATAATGCTGCACCAATTGGATAAACCGCAAAAGCAACTACGAAAATACTAACTCCACCGTAAGCTAAAATCCCACATGATAAAACTACTGCTAGT contains:
- a CDS encoding acetyl-CoA--acetoacetyl-CoA transferase subunit alpha — protein: MGRVKFVTSREAANMIPDEAYIGTVGFMLTGAPEEILLEIENRFLETGSPKDISLMWASGVGDGGTVRGFNHLCHEGLLKKTVGGHYGLFPRIAKLINENKIEAYNFPQGVLTSMFREMAANKPGVLTHVGLGTFVDPDFQGGKLNDATKEDIVEKVEVNGRNYLLYKSQKIDVAIIRGTEADEDGNIGISKEALKLENLSVAMAARNNGGLVIAQVERLVKRGTIEPKNVAVPGAIVDVVAVVKDKKNHMQTSGTDFNIDFISSAGVHEENFNPSSLDAKKIIAKRAALQMDKNKLVLNFGIGVPERVAEVLKEEGIEENFISTVEPGIYGGTAQGGLDFGSAIGPQAIIDHPYQFDFYDGGGIDITFLGMAQCDAHGSLNVSKFGPKIPGCGGFIDISQNAKECVFCGTFTAGGLKVNINNGKLEIVKEGKVKKFVNKLEHITFNGEYESKKNKKITIVTERAVFDVRPEGLTLTEIAPGIDLEKDILAHMEFKPIIADNLKEMDNKIFKDEPMKLKL
- a CDS encoding Zn-ribbon domain-containing OB-fold protein; amino-acid sequence: MGKKAKIYTYSIINVASVDFKDKVPFAVAIVENEDGRFMTYLEGYKEDKEISIGMEVEYSRLNEDGNPIYKLV
- a CDS encoding thiolase domain-containing protein encodes the protein MRSVSVIGIGETKMGSFPDKSLKDLILEAGNKAIEDAGIEKERIEALFLGNFNSSYWCNQSHMGPMAAETLGMQDIPTIRTEGACASGSLAFRQGLMAIASGMYDVVIIGGVEKMTHQSTPVVTAGLASAADYEYEVKMGATFPSLFAMIANRYFYEYGNVRKEMAMVAVQNHDNALLNPDAQMHKKITIDKVYGGFPVAYPLTVYDCSLVTDGAVFVVLSATEIAKEITDKRVVEIIGSGHGGDSLTLHGKTSMTSLNATLKAAKEAYDMAGVKPSDIDIAEVHDCFTITQIVNTEDLGFFEKGKGARAVAEGKTALDGEIPINTSGGLKAKGHPIGATGLSQIYEVVTQLRGEAGERQVKKDINIGLTHNLGGSAATCVVNIFKGW
- a CDS encoding GntP family permease codes for the protein MGVLGIIISLALLTFIAYRGYSVILFAPLCALLAALIAGVPLLPTYSEVFMTKGMAFARLYFPLFLIGAVFGKLMETTGAASSIAHWITQKVGKKGTILAVVLSCGILAYGGVSIFVVAFAVYPIGAALFREAGIPKRLLPGAIALGSWTFAMTALPGTPQIQNLIPVKYFGTDAYAAPILGLLAGICMFVFGVIWLEYRKNKALAAGEGYGTGHKNEPDALINPEELMKPGLAIVPLLIVLILNYILTRVMQSWDPAFLEPYGASLKTMAPLWALLVSVAIASLFITIVGWKRINGEANFKAAITAGVSGSLLAIMNTSSEVGYGSVIKSLPAFDKVADFMMGIDFGTPLVSEAITVNVLAGITGSASGGMTIALEAMGARYLEWANAVGLNPELLHKVASLASGGFDALPHNGAVITLLAICGLTHKSSYKDIFMTAVLIPFASTFLIIILATLFGAF